One genomic window of Methyloceanibacter sp. wino2 includes the following:
- a CDS encoding peroxiredoxin: protein MTIAEGDTLPEATFRALGPDGIQTMSAKDVFGGKKVVLFAVPGAFTPTCHLKHLPGFIANADAFKAKGVDDVVCLAVNDPFVLAAWAEATGAGGKVKVLSDGNAEFTKKIRMDFDGSGVGLGTRSKRYAMIVEDGTVKVLNTEENTSEATVSDAESMLAAL, encoded by the coding sequence ATGACAATCGCCGAAGGAGATACGCTTCCGGAAGCAACGTTCCGCGCATTGGGCCCCGATGGGATCCAGACCATGAGCGCGAAGGATGTTTTTGGCGGCAAGAAAGTCGTGCTGTTCGCAGTACCGGGCGCTTTCACGCCGACCTGCCACCTGAAGCATTTGCCCGGCTTCATTGCGAACGCCGATGCCTTCAAGGCGAAAGGCGTGGACGACGTGGTCTGCCTGGCGGTCAACGATCCCTTCGTGCTCGCGGCTTGGGCCGAGGCGACAGGGGCGGGCGGCAAGGTGAAGGTTCTGTCGGACGGCAACGCAGAGTTCACGAAGAAAATCCGCATGGATTTCGACGGGAGCGGCGTTGGCCTAGGGACCCGCTCCAAGCGCTATGCCATGATCGTCGAGGACGGGACCGTCAAAGTGCTGAACACCGAGGAGAACACCAGCGAGGCGACCGTGTCGGACGCGGAGTCGATGCTGGCGGCACTGTGA
- a CDS encoding phosphodiester glycosidase family protein — translation MRQRAIWVLTALVLAMAPVFLGAAPAAAEGCRDRTLLGASYIVCAFNPAADDLRLYWRGQDGRPLRTFNALARALKNQGRNLVFAMNGGMYERDFSPVGLHIEQSNTLSPLNTKTVTGRPSQIPNFYKKPNGVFYWGQGRAGVLESSRFGAQKPPVAFATQSGPMLVVEGKIHPAFIEKSTDFKQRNGVGVAPDGTVYFVMTKGRVSFYQFARAFRDGLGVQNALFLDGGWAPGIYAPELGRNDSPGHGGYGPIIAVVE, via the coding sequence ATGCGACAGCGCGCGATCTGGGTTTTGACGGCGCTCGTTCTCGCGATGGCGCCTGTTTTCCTCGGCGCGGCTCCTGCCGCAGCCGAAGGCTGCCGGGACCGCACACTTCTCGGTGCCTCCTATATCGTCTGCGCGTTCAATCCGGCGGCGGACGATCTTCGCCTCTATTGGCGCGGGCAGGACGGACGCCCCTTACGCACCTTCAATGCGCTGGCCCGCGCCCTGAAGAACCAGGGCCGGAACCTCGTCTTCGCCATGAACGGCGGCATGTATGAGCGCGATTTCAGCCCCGTCGGCCTTCATATCGAGCAGAGCAACACGCTCTCACCGCTCAACACCAAAACCGTCACGGGCCGTCCGAGCCAGATCCCAAATTTCTATAAGAAGCCGAACGGCGTCTTCTATTGGGGGCAGGGGCGTGCCGGCGTTCTCGAGAGCAGCCGGTTCGGCGCGCAGAAGCCGCCCGTCGCGTTTGCCACGCAGTCGGGACCGATGCTCGTCGTCGAAGGCAAGATCCATCCGGCCTTCATCGAGAAGTCGACCGACTTCAAGCAGCGCAACGGTGTGGGTGTGGCTCCGGACGGCACGGTCTATTTCGTGATGACCAAGGGCCGCGTCAGCTTCTACCAGTTCGCCCGCGCCTTCCGCGACGGGCTCGGCGTGCAGAACGCGCTGTTCCTCGATGGGGGTTGGGCGCCGGGAATCTACGCGCCGGAGCTGGGACGGAACGATTCCCCGGGCCACGGCGGCTACGGGCCGATCATCGCCGTGGTGGAGTAG
- the rnhA gene encoding ribonuclease HI, producing MAGRPKVVIHTDGACSGNPGPGGWGAILESGPHRKELKGGAAQTTNNRMELMAAIEALEALKGPSDVELYTDSNYLRGGITGWIKGWKRNGWRTADKKPVKNVELWQRLEEAEAPHQVTWHWVKGHAGHDENERADELAREGMAPFLR from the coding sequence ATGGCGGGCCGCCCCAAAGTCGTGATTCACACAGACGGTGCCTGTTCCGGCAATCCGGGACCCGGTGGCTGGGGCGCCATTCTGGAGTCGGGCCCTCATCGCAAAGAGCTCAAGGGCGGCGCGGCGCAAACCACCAACAACCGCATGGAACTGATGGCGGCCATCGAGGCTCTGGAGGCTCTCAAAGGCCCTTCCGACGTCGAACTCTATACGGACTCCAACTATCTCCGCGGCGGCATTACCGGCTGGATCAAAGGCTGGAAGCGAAACGGGTGGCGAACCGCCGACAAGAAGCCCGTCAAGAATGTCGAGTTGTGGCAACGGCTCGAGGAGGCCGAAGCCCCCCACCAGGTCACCTGGCACTGGGTCAAGGGCCACGCCGGACACGACGAGAACGAACGTGCCGACGAACTTGCGCGCGAAGGCATGGCCCCTTTCCTACGATGA
- the thrB gene encoding homoserine kinase, translating to MAVYTDVSDQELEAFIASYDIGALTSFKGIAEGVENTNYLVHTDADPFILTLYEKRVRAEDLPYFLSLMEHLAARGITCPLPVRDREGRILRELAGRPAALISFLEGVWIRRPDIVHCTELGTALAKFHLAGLDFPMQRENDLSLPGWRSLFEDVRDAADGVIPGLHDAIAGELDVLGAQWDTNLPMSVIHADLFPDNVFFLGDKLSGLIDFYFACNDMMAYDVAVCLNAWCFEPDGSFNVTKARAMLQAYERARPLTDPELDALPLLARGAALRFLLTRTYDLLNTDANALVKTKDPREYLRKLRFHQRVQSYRDYGLGSN from the coding sequence ATGGCTGTCTACACGGACGTTAGCGATCAAGAGCTCGAAGCCTTCATCGCAAGCTACGACATCGGCGCGCTGACATCGTTCAAGGGCATCGCCGAGGGCGTCGAGAACACCAACTACCTCGTCCACACGGACGCAGACCCCTTTATCCTGACGCTCTACGAAAAGCGGGTGCGCGCGGAAGACCTGCCGTACTTCCTGTCGCTGATGGAGCATCTCGCCGCGCGGGGAATTACGTGCCCCTTGCCGGTGCGCGACCGGGAGGGCCGTATCCTGCGCGAACTCGCCGGCCGGCCCGCCGCGCTGATCAGCTTCCTAGAGGGCGTTTGGATCCGCCGGCCCGATATCGTCCATTGCACCGAGCTCGGGACGGCGCTCGCGAAATTTCATCTGGCTGGCCTCGATTTTCCGATGCAGCGCGAGAACGACCTGTCCCTGCCGGGCTGGCGTTCGTTGTTCGAGGATGTGCGGGATGCCGCCGATGGCGTCATTCCAGGCCTGCACGACGCGATCGCGGGCGAGCTCGATGTTCTCGGCGCACAGTGGGACACGAACCTGCCCATGAGCGTGATTCACGCCGACTTGTTTCCCGACAACGTGTTTTTTCTCGGCGACAAGCTTTCCGGCCTCATCGACTTCTACTTCGCCTGCAACGATATGATGGCGTACGACGTGGCGGTCTGCCTCAATGCCTGGTGCTTCGAGCCGGACGGTTCGTTCAATGTCACCAAGGCCCGCGCGATGCTGCAGGCCTATGAGCGGGCGCGGCCCCTCACCGACCCGGAATTGGATGCGCTGCCTTTGCTCGCGCGGGGCGCGGCCCTACGCTTCCTGCTGACCCGCACCTACGATCTCCTGAATACGGACGCCAATGCGCTCGTTAAGACCAAGGACCCGCGCGAATATTTGAGGAAGCTGCGCTTTCACCAGCGCGTGCAATCCTATCGCGACTACGGGTTGGGCTCGAACTGA
- a CDS encoding protein-disulfide reductase DsbD domain-containing protein, with amino-acid sequence MRHGSIRRPTLAVLGALLCWAGLAGVSLAASSGQSAWSGQGKSKVRLVSGLVDEDGKPSRYAGVQLRMEQGWKTYWRNPGDSGVPPSFDWSGSKNVKSIEVFYPVPHRFADANGTAIGYDDEVVFPVRVTPEQADKPVQLSLTFDYGLCKDLCIPNSVDLRADLPADLGKGDARLIEQAMERVPAPAGPDTLPRLEAVTAYLEGDEPTLEVEALFAPGATHTDLFITSSEILVPVPKALGPLTDGRQRFSVVFPTAEEGAAIKGKPLIFTLVSDQSSSETTRTEP; translated from the coding sequence ATGAGACACGGATCGATCCGCCGGCCGACGCTCGCCGTCCTGGGCGCCTTGTTGTGTTGGGCCGGTCTCGCCGGCGTCAGCCTTGCAGCCTCCTCCGGCCAGTCTGCCTGGTCCGGCCAAGGCAAATCCAAGGTTCGCTTGGTCAGCGGCCTTGTGGACGAGGACGGCAAGCCCTCCCGTTATGCCGGTGTGCAACTTAGAATGGAGCAGGGCTGGAAGACCTATTGGCGCAATCCGGGTGACTCCGGCGTGCCGCCGAGCTTCGATTGGTCCGGGTCGAAGAACGTCAAAAGCATCGAGGTTTTCTATCCTGTCCCGCATCGCTTCGCCGACGCGAACGGGACCGCGATCGGCTACGACGACGAGGTCGTCTTTCCCGTCAGGGTGACCCCTGAACAGGCCGACAAGCCCGTCCAGCTCTCGCTGACCTTCGACTACGGCCTGTGCAAGGATCTCTGCATCCCCAATTCCGTCGACCTCAGGGCGGACCTGCCTGCCGACCTCGGCAAGGGCGATGCGCGCCTCATCGAACAGGCCATGGAGCGCGTTCCTGCGCCTGCAGGCCCGGACACGCTCCCGCGCCTTGAGGCCGTCACCGCTTATCTGGAGGGGGATGAGCCCACGCTGGAGGTCGAGGCGCTCTTCGCGCCCGGCGCCACGCATACCGATCTGTTCATCACGAGCTCGGAAATCCTGGTACCGGTCCCAAAGGCGCTTGGACCGCTCACGGACGGACGGCAACGCTTTTCCGTCGTTTTCCCGACGGCTGAAGAGGGCGCTGCCATCAAGGGCAAGCCGCTGATATTCACGCTTGTTTCGGATCAGAGCTCGAGCGAGACCACCCGCACCGAGCCTTAG
- a CDS encoding ATP F0F1 synthase subunit B' (Produces ATP from ADP in the presence of a proton gradient across the membrane. Subunit B' is part of the membrane proton channel.) codes for MPQLNPLDWAPQVIWLLITFGILYLLMVWVAIPRISTVIDRRAARIAGDLEAAEKNKRETEEAIAAYEQALAEAKQKAHAIVEEGRAKLKAETDAERAKLDKQLADKAAEAAARIEKARDSAMKDVNTVATEAAADIVKQLIGVAPPKADLEKAVTAARKA; via the coding sequence ATGCCGCAACTCAATCCGCTCGATTGGGCTCCGCAAGTCATCTGGCTGCTCATTACCTTCGGCATTCTTTATCTGCTGATGGTGTGGGTCGCGATCCCGCGCATCAGCACGGTCATCGACAGGCGTGCGGCGAGAATCGCCGGCGACCTTGAGGCGGCCGAAAAGAACAAGCGCGAGACCGAGGAAGCCATTGCCGCTTACGAGCAGGCTTTGGCCGAGGCCAAGCAGAAGGCGCATGCCATCGTCGAAGAAGGCCGCGCCAAGCTGAAGGCGGAGACCGACGCGGAACGGGCCAAGCTCGACAAGCAGCTGGCCGACAAGGCTGCGGAAGCGGCGGCACGGATCGAGAAGGCTAGGGACTCGGCGATGAAGGACGTCAACACCGTTGCGACGGAAGCGGCGGCCGACATCGTCAAGCAGCTTATCGGCGTCGCGCCTCCGAAAGCGGATCTCGAAAAGGCCGTTACAGCGGCACGGAAGGCGTAA
- a CDS encoding glycosyltransferase, producing the protein MVQIVEPRHPVSLSDYEGVADLGATVRSLRQEAESRLAGFDGRRLVMVNSTAQGGGVAEMLPPLLSILRELGVDAHWLVIETQEQAFFRLTKNLHNLIHGAGDANLGAPDHAVYDRVSAENAAAMEEFLQPGDVLVVHDPQPMGAGALLRQKMDIAAIWRCHIGLDHETAETRAAWAFLDPYLKPYDHAVFTAPEYIPSVLAGRATIIHPAIDPLSHKNRHLQVHDLVGILANSALVKPWGPVMSPAYAEPAKRLQADGDWAPATEPEDFGLLFRPIVTQISRWDRLKGFFPLMEGFVSLKRGIEARTDLDNHHLRALQLVRLVLAGPDPASVDDDPEGKEVLSELCAAYSALPPHLQADVAILSLPMSSKENNALIVNALQCCSDIVVQNSIQEGFGLTVTEPMWKRAALMASSAVGIKQQVRPDLDGLLIKNPEDPSEIADGLDTLLSDGAKRAAFGRSARQRVHDNFLVFAQVRSWLELLTNTTAACWPNCD; encoded by the coding sequence ATGGTTCAGATCGTCGAACCTCGCCATCCGGTGTCGCTCTCTGATTATGAGGGCGTCGCGGATCTGGGCGCCACGGTGCGCAGCCTGCGGCAAGAGGCCGAAAGCCGCTTGGCTGGGTTCGATGGGCGACGCCTCGTCATGGTCAACAGCACCGCGCAAGGCGGCGGCGTGGCCGAGATGCTGCCGCCGCTCCTGAGCATTCTGCGCGAGCTCGGCGTCGACGCCCACTGGCTGGTGATCGAGACGCAGGAGCAGGCCTTCTTCCGGCTGACCAAGAACCTGCACAACCTCATCCACGGCGCGGGCGATGCCAATCTCGGGGCGCCGGACCACGCGGTCTACGACCGGGTCAGTGCCGAGAACGCGGCGGCGATGGAAGAATTCCTGCAGCCCGGCGATGTGCTGGTGGTCCACGATCCGCAGCCCATGGGGGCTGGCGCCCTGCTCCGCCAGAAGATGGACATCGCGGCGATCTGGCGCTGCCACATCGGTCTTGACCATGAGACGGCGGAGACGCGCGCGGCGTGGGCTTTTCTCGATCCTTACCTCAAGCCGTATGACCATGCCGTCTTCACGGCGCCTGAGTACATTCCGAGCGTTTTGGCTGGGCGCGCCACCATTATCCATCCGGCGATCGACCCGCTCAGCCACAAGAACCGGCATCTCCAAGTCCACGATCTCGTCGGCATTCTCGCCAATTCCGCACTGGTCAAGCCGTGGGGGCCCGTCATGTCGCCGGCTTACGCGGAGCCTGCCAAGCGGCTCCAGGCCGACGGCGATTGGGCACCTGCGACCGAGCCGGAGGATTTCGGCCTCCTTTTCCGCCCGATCGTCACCCAGATCTCGCGCTGGGACCGGCTCAAAGGCTTCTTTCCGCTGATGGAAGGATTCGTCTCGCTCAAACGCGGCATCGAGGCCCGCACGGATCTCGACAACCACCATTTGCGTGCCCTTCAGCTTGTCCGCCTCGTCCTGGCCGGGCCCGACCCGGCCTCGGTCGACGACGACCCCGAGGGCAAGGAGGTCCTCTCCGAGCTGTGTGCAGCCTACAGCGCGCTGCCGCCGCACCTGCAGGCTGATGTTGCGATCCTCTCCCTGCCGATGTCCTCGAAGGAGAACAACGCCCTCATCGTCAATGCGCTTCAATGCTGCTCCGACATTGTGGTGCAGAATTCGATCCAGGAAGGCTTCGGACTGACCGTCACCGAGCCCATGTGGAAACGCGCGGCGCTGATGGCGTCGAGTGCAGTCGGCATTAAGCAGCAAGTTCGCCCCGACTTGGACGGGCTGCTGATCAAGAACCCGGAAGACCCTAGCGAGATCGCCGATGGGCTCGATACGCTATTGAGCGACGGGGCCAAGCGAGCCGCCTTCGGGCGTAGCGCCCGGCAACGGGTCCACGACAATTTTCTGGTGTTCGCCCAGGTGAGGAGCTGGCTGGAGCTTTTGACCAACACGACCGCGGCGTGCTGGCCCAACTGCGATTAG
- a CDS encoding YqgE/AlgH family protein, which translates to MDPDFHSDEEGYLDGQLLLAMPSMGDPRFSRSVIYICAHSSEGAMGIVINQRAPNISFAELLEQLKIVPTEERISLPSALNAMDVHLGGPVETGRGFVLHSADYFKAESTLPINDSVCLTATIDILRDIAKGSGPAKALLALGYAGWAPGQLEDEIQSNGWLNCPADPEVVFDPAVDRKYNRALDILGVDPSHLVSDSGHA; encoded by the coding sequence ATGGACCCAGACTTTCACTCCGATGAGGAAGGCTATCTCGACGGCCAGCTTTTACTTGCGATGCCGTCGATGGGAGACCCCCGCTTCTCCCGCTCGGTGATCTATATCTGCGCACACTCATCGGAAGGCGCCATGGGCATCGTCATCAATCAGAGGGCGCCCAATATCAGTTTCGCGGAACTGCTGGAGCAGCTGAAAATCGTCCCCACCGAGGAACGCATCTCCCTGCCCTCTGCGCTGAACGCCATGGATGTCCATCTGGGAGGGCCCGTCGAAACCGGGCGCGGGTTCGTCCTCCACAGCGCCGACTATTTCAAGGCCGAGAGCACGCTCCCGATCAACGACAGCGTATGCCTGACTGCCACGATCGACATCCTGCGCGATATCGCCAAGGGCAGCGGCCCGGCAAAGGCCCTGCTCGCCTTGGGCTATGCGGGCTGGGCGCCGGGTCAGCTCGAGGACGAGATTCAATCCAATGGCTGGCTCAACTGTCCGGCGGACCCCGAAGTGGTTTTCGATCCGGCGGTCGACCGAAAATACAATCGGGCGCTCGACATCCTCGGCGTCGACCCCAGCCACCTCGTGAGCGACTCCGGCCACGCCTAG
- a CDS encoding F0F1 ATP synthase subunit C, which produces MEAEAAKFIGAGLASLALIGAGLGIGTIFGSYLQGALRNPSAAPGQFANLLLGFALAEATGLFGLVVALIILFVF; this is translated from the coding sequence ATGGAAGCAGAAGCAGCAAAGTTTATCGGTGCGGGCCTGGCCTCGCTCGCTCTTATCGGTGCCGGTCTCGGTATCGGAACCATCTTCGGCAGCTACCTGCAGGGTGCGCTTCGCAACCCGTCGGCCGCTCCCGGTCAGTTCGCCAACCTGCTTCTCGGCTTTGCTCTTGCCGAAGCGACGGGCCTGTTCGGCCTCGTGGTGGCACTGATCATCCTGTTCGTGTTCTAG
- a CDS encoding ATP F0F1 synthase subunit B (Produces ATP from ADP in the presence of a proton gradient across the membrane. Subunit B is part of the membrane proton channel.), giving the protein MEFLATAEFWVAVSFFLFFGLVVYFGAHKMIASALDNRASAIAKELADAQALREEAEAVLADYKKKTANAAREAEDIIELAAKEAEALALETSRAMTEQFERRMKMAEDKIAQAEADALRDVRAAAADAAVSAAQTVISSSLTPETADKLIGSGIDDLKSKLN; this is encoded by the coding sequence ATGGAATTCCTCGCAACGGCAGAATTCTGGGTCGCGGTCTCGTTCTTCCTGTTCTTCGGCCTCGTCGTGTATTTCGGCGCCCACAAGATGATCGCCTCCGCGCTCGACAATCGGGCCTCGGCGATCGCCAAGGAACTCGCGGACGCGCAGGCGCTCCGCGAGGAGGCTGAGGCGGTTCTCGCCGACTACAAGAAGAAGACCGCCAACGCCGCCCGCGAGGCCGAGGACATCATCGAACTCGCCGCGAAAGAGGCCGAGGCGCTGGCGCTGGAGACCTCCCGCGCCATGACCGAGCAGTTCGAGCGGCGCATGAAGATGGCCGAGGACAAGATCGCACAAGCCGAAGCCGATGCGCTCCGCGACGTGCGGGCTGCGGCTGCCGATGCCGCGGTCAGCGCCGCGCAGACCGTCATTTCCAGTTCGCTGACGCCGGAGACGGCCGACAAGCTCATTGGTTCCGGCATCGACGACCTGAAGTCGAAGCTCAACTAA
- the ispH gene encoding 4-hydroxy-3-methylbut-2-enyl diphosphate reductase: MTGTTPETKQNGARPKLTVYLAAPRGFCAGVDRAIQIVELALEKYGAPVYVRHAIVHNRYVVESLEAKGAVFVEELEEIPESDAPIVFSAHGVPKSVPADARNRHMFVLDATCPLVSKVHIEAERLFDRGHEILLIGHAGHPEVIGTIGQLPPGAIALIETNEDANSFVPKDPSKLAVITQTTLSVDDTREILTILQNRFPDIVVPRKDDICYATTNRQDAVKRIAPQCDRMIVVGSPNSSNSMRLVEVAERAGCPRAMLLEQGSEIDWSEFENIRSLGVTAGASAPEVLVDSIIDAFKERFDVSIETVTTAEETISFKLPRPLRDSTAA; this comes from the coding sequence ATGACCGGCACGACCCCCGAGACCAAGCAGAATGGCGCCCGGCCCAAACTCACCGTCTATCTCGCGGCGCCGCGCGGCTTTTGCGCGGGCGTCGACCGCGCTATCCAGATCGTCGAGCTGGCGCTCGAGAAGTATGGCGCCCCTGTCTATGTGCGCCATGCTATCGTTCATAACCGCTATGTGGTCGAATCTCTCGAGGCAAAGGGCGCGGTCTTTGTCGAGGAACTCGAGGAGATTCCCGAGTCGGACGCTCCGATCGTTTTCTCCGCGCACGGGGTGCCGAAGTCGGTCCCTGCCGACGCTCGCAACCGGCACATGTTCGTGTTGGACGCGACCTGTCCCCTCGTCTCAAAAGTGCATATCGAGGCGGAACGGCTGTTCGACCGCGGTCACGAGATCCTGCTGATCGGGCACGCCGGGCATCCGGAGGTGATCGGCACGATCGGGCAGTTGCCGCCGGGCGCGATCGCCCTGATCGAGACGAACGAAGACGCAAACAGCTTCGTCCCGAAAGACCCGTCCAAACTCGCCGTCATTACCCAGACGACCCTGTCGGTGGACGACACGCGCGAGATTCTCACGATCCTGCAGAACCGGTTCCCGGATATTGTCGTCCCGCGCAAGGACGATATTTGCTACGCGACGACGAACCGGCAGGACGCGGTCAAGCGAATCGCGCCACAGTGCGACAGGATGATTGTCGTCGGCTCACCGAATAGCTCGAATTCCATGCGCCTCGTCGAAGTGGCCGAGCGCGCCGGGTGTCCGCGCGCCATGCTTCTGGAACAAGGCAGCGAGATCGACTGGAGCGAGTTCGAGAATATTCGCAGTCTTGGCGTAACGGCCGGTGCGTCCGCACCGGAGGTCTTAGTCGACAGCATCATCGACGCCTTCAAGGAACGCTTCGACGTGAGCATCGAGACCGTGACGACCGCCGAGGAGACGATCTCCTTCAAGCTGCCCCGTCCCTTGAGAGATTCGACGGCGGCATAG